Below is a window of Leucobacter chromiiresistens DNA.
GGCGGCGTTGCCACCCTCGTGCGCCAGGCGCCGCCGAGCCGGGTCGCGGCGTCCGCGGTGAAGCCGCGGCGATCCCGATCGCTGCGCATCGGCTTCTCCCTCACCGTGCTCGGATTCCTGCTGCACCTCGGCGCCACGGTGCTGCGCGGCATCGGCGCCGAGCGCGTGCCGTGGGCCAACATGTACGAGTTCGCCCTCACGGCGACCTGCGCGATCGTGCTCATCTTCCTCGTCGTGCAGTTCTTCGTCGACCTGCGCTTCCTCGGCGCGCTCATCACCGGGCTCACCATTCTGTTCCTCGGCGTCACGAAGGTGAACTTCTACGTGGCGATCGTGCCGCTGCAGCCGGCGCTCGACTCCTACTGGCTGGTCATCCACATTCTCGTCGCCGTGCTGGCGGTCGGATTCCTGACCCTCTCGTTCGGCCTCTCCGTGCTGCAGCTGATGCAGACGCGGCGCGAGGCGCGCGACGCGCAGGGCGGCACGCCCACGATGCGCTTCCTGTCGACGTTCCCCGCCGCCGTGCGGCTCGAGGATCTCGCCTACCGGCTCGCGATCATCGGCTTCGTGTTCTGGACGTTCACGCTCATCGCCGGATCGATCTGGGCCGAGGCCGCGTGGAGCCGCTACTGGGGCTGGGACACGAAGGAGGTGTGGACCTTCGTCATCTGGGTGCTCTACGCCGGGTACATCCACGCCCGGGCGACGCGCGGCTGGCGCGGCACGCGATCGGCGTGGCTGTCGATCATCGCCTACACGGCGGTCATCTTCAACTTCACCATCGTCAACGTGTTCTTCAAGGGGCTGCACGCCTACTCCGGCCTGTAGGCCGCCGCGGGGCGCGCCTCGGCTACTGCAGCACCTCGATCATCTCGGCCGGGTCGATGAGACGGCCCGCGATCCCGCCGCCCGTCGCGTCGGCGCCCGTGCCGCCCGCGTCGCGCAGGTGATCGATGATCGACGCGAGGGCGTCGGCCTCGTGCGTCACGATCCAGTCGGCGTCGCCGATGCCGCACGACGCCGCCGCCTGCACCGACACGGCGCTCGCCGTGTTCGCGAAGCCCGGCCGCTCGGCCGAGCCGCGCACGGCCAGCCACTGCTTCGGCGCCTCGCCGGCCTCCGGAGCGTCGACCACGAGACCGAGCGCGCTCCAGGTGCGGATGAGCGGCTGCACGATCGCCGTGCGCCGCAGCTGGCGCAGCGACCACTGCAGATCCTCGGGCGCGGCCCCCTGCAGCCACACGAGTACGTCGGCATCGGAGCGCACGCCGCTCGCGTCGTACCAGCCGCGCACGACGACGCCCTCGTCCTCGATCTCGCGGGAGACGTCCTCGAGCTCGCGCACGGAGCCGGGAACGTCGCGACCGTCGAGCACGACGGGGTGCGAGGAGCTGACGCGGAAGGCGGCGAACAGCGAGAACGTCTGCTCGGGCACCCCGCTCTCCAGGGCTTCCGAGGGAATGGTCGCGGGGTCGATTTCGGGTGCGCTCATGCCTCCATCGTGGTGGGCCGCGCCGGGCGATGCAAGGGGGTCGCCGTCAGCGCACGAGCCGTGCGATCGCGGCCGACGCCTCGTGCAGCTTCTCCGCGGCGACGGCGCCGCCCTCTGCGGCGGCCGAGGCCACGCAGTGGCGCAGGTGGTCGTCGAGCAGCTTAAGCGCAACCCGCTCGAGAGCCTTCGTGGCCGCCGACACCTGGGTGAGGATGTCGATGCAGTACTCGTCCTCCTGCACCATCCGCTGCACGCCGCGCACCTGGCCCTCGGCGCGGCGGAGGCGCTTCAGCAGTGCGTCCTTGTGCTCGATGTAGCCGTGCGCGTGCTCCGCACCGGCGGCATCCGTGACTTCGCTCATGCGAGAACTGTACCCGGGCTCAGCCGTCCGCGCGCCGACGGCGCAGCAGGCCGGCGACGCCGCCGCCGATGAGCACGAGCACGGCCAGCCAGATCGCGAGGTAGAGGGGGTACTCGGCCGGGGGGATCCGCTCGCCGTTGAGCATCGATGCGACGACGAGGAGGGCGGGCTCGAGGTAGCCGAGCAGCCCGAACACGCTGATCGTGAGCAGGCGCGAGGCGAGGATGTAGCAGACGAGCGCGACGCCGGTGCCGACGCCGAAGACCGGGCCCAGCCACCCCAGACTCGGGTTCGCGGCGAGCGCGTCGCCCACTGCGAGCTCCCGGACGAGCAGCACCGCGGCGATGGGGCTCATCGCGACGAACTCCCAGAACATTCCGCCGAGGTGGGCGAAGCCGAGGGTGCGGCGCAGCACGAAGTAGACGGGGTAGCCGACGGCGACGAGCAGGGTCTCCCAGGAGACGCCGCCGGCGCGCACGAGCTCGAACCCGACGCCGACCGCGGCGATGCCCGCAGCCGTCCACTGCCACCAGAGCAGGCGATCCCGGTAGACGAACTTGCCGACGAGCACCAGCATCAGGGGGAGCAGGAAGTACCCGAGGGCGACCTGCAGCCCGCGGCCGTGGAGGGGTGCCCAGGTGAACACCCACAGCTGCACCGCGATCAGCGCCCCGCACGCCGCGACGCCGAGGCCGAGCAGCGGGGCGCGGCGCACGCGGTGCCGCAGCTCGGCGACGAGGTACCACTGGCGGGCGGCGAGCAGCGCCAGCGCGACGATCGGGATCGCGCAGAGCGTGCGCAGCGCCCAGATCGCCTCGGCCGGCGCGGGCGCGAGCAGGGGCGTGACGAAGTAGATGCCGGCGAACAGCACTGAAGAGGCGACCGAGACGATCGCCCCTCGTGATTCGCGGCTCGGGGAGCCGGTCACCCCTTACAGGTCGATTGCGCCGATGACCTCGCCGTACGGCGTCTCGCCGATCGGGGCGAAGCCGATGTGCAGGAAGAAGCCCTCCGGGCCGTCCTCGCCGCGCTCCCAGAGCACCGTGACGCGGTCGAACCCGCGGCGGCGGGCCTCGTCGATGAGCGCGTTGACGGCGAAGGTGCCGACGCCCGTCCCCTGCTCCTCGGCGTCGACGTTGATGCGCCAGAGCGCCGCCTTGAACTCCTCCTGCGAGGCGTCGGGATCGAAGTTGCCGTGGATGAACCCGACGACCTCGTCGCCGCGCAGCACGACGCGCTGCCAGGCCGTGTGCGCGGGCGTGACGGCGGCCGCTGCGGCGTACGAGACGGGGGTGATGAACTGCTCCTGGCCCCGCTTCAAGCCCAGCGTATTCACCGCGACGATGGTCGCTGCGGAAAGCTCTTCGAGTCTCAGGTCGCTCATGCTCCCAGGCTAGCGCCTCGCGCGGTTCGCGCAAGGATCGCGTGCAGGATATTCGGCGTCGCGCAGACCCGGCGGATGCGGTGGGGATGCGGTGCGGATGCGGGGGTCGCGCAGCGGATGCGGGGGCCGCGCAGCGGTCGCGCTGCCCGGCCCCCGCATCCGCCGGCGTCAGGAGAGGCGGGCTCCCGACTCGGCGTCGAAGACGTGCACGCGGGCCGGATCGGGAGCGAGCGTGACGACGTCGCCCGCCTCCGGGTGCACACGACCGTCGACGCGGGAGACCACGTCGGTGCGCACGCCGTCGACATCCGCGTGCCCGTAGAGGTAGCCGTCGGCGCCGAGCTCCTCGACGAGATCGACCTCGACGCTCATCCCCGCGCCGCCATCGGTGACGACGTGCAGGTCTTCGGGGCGCACGCCGACGGTGACCGCGCCGCTCCGCGCCGCACTGCGGACGGCGGCCGGGAGGGGCACCTCGAGCGATCCAGATCGCGCCGCATCGCCCGCAACGGTCGCCGGGAGCAGATTCATCGCGGGCGACCCGATGAAGCCGGCGACGAACACGTTCTTCGGGGTCTCGTACAGGTCGCGCGGCGTGCCGATCTGCTGCAGCACGCCCTCCTTGAGCACCGCGATGCGGTCGCCCATCGTGAGCGCCTCGGTCTGATCGTGCGTCACGTAGACGGTGGTCACCCCGAGCCGGCGCTGCAGCGAGGCGATCTGCGTGCGGGTCTGCACGCGCAGCTTCGCGTCCAGGTTCGACAGCGGCTCGTCCATGAGGAAGACCTGGGGCTGGCGCACGATCGCGCGCCCCATCGCGACGCGCTGCCGCTGGCCGCCCGAGAGGGCCTTCGGCTTGCGGTCGAGGAACTCCTCGAGGTCGAGCATGCGCGCCGCCTCCCGCACGCGCTCGTCGCGCTCCGCCTTGCTCACACCCGCGATCTTGAGCGCGAAGCCCATGTTGTCGGCGACCGTCATGTGCGGGTACAGCGCGTAGTTCTGGAAGACCATCGCGATGTCGCGATCCTTCGGGGGCACATCGGTGACGTCGCGGTCGCCGATGAGCACGCGGCCGCCGTCGATCTCCTCCAGGCCCGCGAGCATGCGGAGCGTGGTCGACTTGCCGCAGCCCGATGGGCCGACGAGCACGAGGAACTCCCCGTCGCCGATGTCGAGGTCGAGCGCGTCGACCGAGGGGCGCGATGCTCCCGGGTAGACGCGGGAGACGCTGTCGAATGTGACTGTTGCCATGATGTACTCCTCTGCCGGCAGGCACGTGCCGGACGATCCGTTGCAGTGGAAGACGGCTGCATCGCCGTCGGTACCCGGTTCGGGTGATCCCACCATAAGGGAGCGCGGGCCGGCGGCGCTACGGTCGGATCGCGGTCAGTGCGATCCCCCGGGCCCCGCCCGCCGCGCGCCGCGATGCGGAGAAATATCTCGATGTCGAGATACCCAGACGGACTCGGGTAGGATGGTTCGCGGCCGATAAACGACGAACAACGGGAGATGCGTTGGAGAAGATCAAGGTTGCAGGCACGGTCGTCGAACTCGACGGCGACGAGATGACCCGCATCATCTGGCAGTTCATCAAGGACCGCCTCATCCACCCCTACCTCGACGTGACCCTCGAGTACTACGACCTCGGCATGGAGCACCGCGACGCCACCGACGATCAGGTGACGGTCGACGCCGCGAACGCCATCAAGAAGCACGGCGTCGGCGTGAAGTGCGCCACGATCACGCCCGACGAGGCGCGCGTCGAAGAGTTCGGCCTCAAGAAGATGTGGCGCAGCCCCAACGGCACCATCCGCAACATCCTCGGCGGCGTCGTCTTCCGCGAGCCCATCATCATCTCGAACATCCCCCGCCTCGTGCCCGGCTGGAACAAGCCGATCATCATCGGCCGCCACGCGCACGGCGACCAGTACAAGGCGACCGACTTCAAGGCCGGCGCCGGCAAGGTCACGCTCACGTACGAGCCCGCCGACGGCTCCGAGCCGCAGCAGTTCGAGGTCGTCACGCTGCCCGAGAACGGCGGCGTGATCCAGGGCCAGTACAACTTCAACGACTCGATCCGCGACTTCGCGCGCGCCTCGTTCAAGTACGGCCTGTCGCGCGACTACCCCGTGTACCTGTCGACGAAGAACACCATCCTGAAGGCGTACGACGGCCAGTTCAAGGACATCTTCCAGGAGGTCTTCGACGCCGAGTTCAAGGAGCAGTTCGAAGAGCGCGGCCTGACCTACGAGCACCGCCTGATCGACGACATGGTCGCGTCGGCGATGAAGTGGGAGGGCGGCTACGTCTGGGCCTGCAAGAACTACGACGGCGACGTGCAGTCCGACACCGTGGCGCAGGGCTTCGGCTCGCTGGGCCTCATGACCTCCGTGCTGATGACGCCCGACGGCCAGACCGTCGAGGCCGAGGCCGCGCACGGCACCGTGACGCGCCACTACCGCCAGCACCAGCAGGGCAAGCCCACGTCGACGAACCCGATCGCGTCGATCTTCGCCTGGACGCGGGGCCTCGCGCACCGCGGCAAGCTCGATCAGAACCAGGAGCTGATCGACTTCTCGGAGACGCTCGAGGACGTCGTCATCAAGACCGTCGAGTCGGGCAAGATGACCAAGGATCTCGCGCTGCTGGTCGGCCCGGAGCAGGGCTACCAGACGACCGAGGAGTTCCTCGCCTCGATCGATGAGAACCTCGCCGCGCGTCTCGGCTGAGACGTCGCGCCCGTGAAACGGGGACCGGTGCTTCGGCGCCGGTCCCCGTTTTCGTGTGCGCGGTGCGGGCGGCGTTCGCGCCGGCGAGTGGCGGTACGGGTGTCGGTGCGCGTCGGCGCGGGTGTCGGTGTGTGGGGTGGTGTCGGCGGTTGGCGCAGCCCGTGGCTGGTCGGGGTGTGCGTCGGTGAGGGATTCGGCGTCGGTGGGCGGCGCCCGGGGCGGAAGGTCTCACCGAAGCCGAATCTCTCACCGACGGCGGTGGGGCCTCAGCGGGTGGTGGACTCGCGGATGTCGAGGGTGGCGCGCGGCACCTCGAGCGGCACCGTGAGCTCGGCGCCCTCGGCGAGCTGCACGGCGACCTCGACGGCGCGGGCGGCGATGCCCTCGGGGTGGAGGTCGAGCGTGGTGACGCTGGGGTGGGAGATGCGGTTCTGCAGGGCTCCCGAGCCGGCGGCGAGCAGCAGGTCGTCGGGCACCCGGATGCCGTGCTCGCGGGCGGCGGCGTTGAGGCCTGCGGCGTGGCGGCCGGTCAGGCAGAAGAGGCCGTCGGGGCGCGTGGCCTCGGGCGAGCCGAAGAAGCGCTCGATGGCGGCCGGCCCGATGCGCTCGCCGTCGGTCTCGGGGAACGCGGCGATGTCGGGCTCCTGCCCGCGGCGCGCGCACCAGTCGCGGTAGGCGGCCTCGGATTCACGGTTCCACGCGTTCTGGTCGGTGCCGGTGAGCAGGGCGACGCGCTCGGCGCCGGCCCCGGCGAGATGGTCGAGCGCGAGCACCGTCTCCTCCCAGTCGCGGGTCGCGAGCTCGACGAACTGCCCCGGCCGGGCGGGGTCGGAGCCGACCGACACGAACGGGATGTGGCGCTCGGAGAGCATGGTGAGCACCGGGTCGTTCGCGAAGGGCTCCGACACGATGTAGGCGTCGGCCGCGGTGGCGCTCATGGGCGCGCCGGGCCGGGTGGGGTCGTCGACGAGCATCATGCTGTAGCCGCGCTCCATGGCGGCGAGCGAGGCGGCGCCCGCCATGCGGAGGAAGTAGTCGACGCCCTCGGGGAGGAAGGTGTCGAGCGAGCGCAGCGGGCGGATCACGAGGGCGAGCAGGCCGAGGCGCGAGCTCTGCAGCCCCTGCGCGATGGGGCTCGGGCGGTAGCCGATGCGGGCGGCGACCTGCGCGATACGGTCGGCGGTCTCCTGCCGCACGACGCCCTTGCCGTTCAGGGCGTGCGAGACCGTGGTCGGCGAGACGCCCGCGGCTTTCGCTACGTCTTTGATGGTCGGTCGCCCGGTCGGTTGCACCTGGTCAGGATAGCCGGTTCGCGCTGGGCGCCCGGGGCGGCCGGCCCGGTGCGGGGAGTCGGGGCCGGTGAACCCGGGGCCGGCGCGGGGGCGAGGCCGATCCCGCGACCGCGACCGGGCGAACGTCACCGAATCGTGATACCCAAACCGTTTTTCACAAACCGTTTTGGGTGCTAGCATCGCCGGTGGGTCTTCGCCCGGCGCTCACCGGGATGAGGAGCTTCAACGATGAAACTTCGAAGGAGAACAACGTGAAATTCGCACCGATTCGGGCGTCGATCGCCCTGCTCGCCATGGGCGGCCTCGCTCTCGCAGGTTGCGCCACGGGAAGCCGCGGAGGCGACGCCGGGTCGCCGTCGGCGGGCGGCGAGCTGCTGCAGACCACGCCCGAGGCCACCGCCGAGGCGGAGACCGTCACCTGGAACTCGACCTACGGCGAGCTCGCCAGCCTCGACCCGGTGAAGGCCTTCAACTACCCCGAGAACACGATCGTCTCGAACCTCTGCGAGCCGCTCTTCGAGATGCAGCCCGACTTCTCGGTGCAGCCCAACCTCGCCACCGAAGCGAACACCGACGACGGCAAGACCTGGGTCTTCGGCATCCGCGACGACGTGACGTTCTGGGACGGCACCCCGATGACCGTCGACGACGTCGTCTACTCGATCAACCGCCACCTCGACCCCGCCGAGGGCAGCTACTGGGGCGGCGGCGTCGTCGCGAACATCGCGGGCGTCGAGGCGACCGGCGAGCACGAGGTGACCATCACGCTCGAGACGGCCGACTACACGCTGCCGTCGTCGCTCAGCACGATCATCGGCGTCGTGGTGCAGCAGGCGCAGCGCGAGGCGGCGGGCGAGAACTACGGCAACCCCGAGACCGGCGTCATGTGCACCGGCCCCCTGAAGTTCACGCCCGGCGATTGGCAGCAGGGCCAGGCGATCACGCTCGAGCGCAACGACGACTACTGGGACGAGGAGGGGCGGGCGATGGCCCGCGAGGTGAAGATCGGATTCGTCGTCGATCCCACCGCGATCGCGAACGGACTCGGCACCGGCGAGATCCAGGGCTCCTACGACGTGCCGCTGCCGGCGCTCGGCCAGCTCGAGACGAGCGAGAGCGGCGAGCTGTACGTGGGGCAGGGCATGCAGAACATGGCGATCATCTCGACGGGCGAGGGCGTGTTCGGCGACCCGGCCGTGCGGCGCGCGCTGACGCGGGCCACGGATCGCCAGGCGATCGCCGACACGGTCTACGAGGGCACGGGCACCCCGGCCCGCTCGATCGTTCCGCAGTCGCCGTGGGACGCCGTCGAGGAGTCGGCGCCCGGCGTGGCCGAGCTGCGCGATGAGCAGCTGCCCGATCTGAGCTTCGACATCGAGGCGGCCAAGGCCGAGCTCGAGGAGGCCGAGGTCGACCTGTCGCAGCCCATCAAGATCGCGTACCCGAGTGAGCGCAGCTTCTACGCCGACATCTTGAACGAGATGGCGAACGGGGCGAAGGAGCTCGGGATCACGCTCGAGCCGACCGGCGTGCCGAGCGCCCAGTTCGGCGCGTTCTTCTCCGACCCGCAGGCGCGGGCCGGCTTCGACGGGTTCGTCACGACCAACTACCTCAGCGCGCCCGATCCGCTGCTGCACCTCATCAGCGTCGCCAAGACCGGGAGCGACCAGAACTACTCCGGCTTCTCCGATCCCGCAGTGGATGCGGCGCTCGACGCAGCCATCGGCGAGAGCGACGACACCGAGCGGGCGAAGCTGACGGTGGAGGCCGAGGCGCTCATCATGCAGCAGCAGCCGTGGGTGCCGATCAACGACCTCGCGGTGCGCATGTACATGGACGAGAGCATCACGGGCGCCCCCGCCTCCTTCGTGTACCTCTACTACCCCTGGGCCGCCGACCTCGGCGCGGCAGCCTGAGCGGAGCTCTCCGCAGGAAGGGATCGTCCATGATCTACGTAGGCAAACGGCTCGGAGCGCTCGTCGCGGTGCTCGTCGTCTCCAGCTTCATCGTGTTCTCGGGGATGTACCTGGCCCCGGGCAGCCCCGAGCAGTTCCTGGTGCAGGGGCGCACGGTGAGCCCCGAGGTGCTCGCCGCGATCCGGGCGCAGTACGGTCTGGACGATCCCTTCCTCATCAGGTACTGGCACTGGCTGATCGACGTGCTCCAGGGCGACCTGGGCCGGTCGCTGATCACCCAGCAGGACGTCACGACCCTCGTCGCGGCGCGCATTCCGACCACCCTGTACCTCGCCGGCTTCGCCGCGCTGCTGATCGTCGTGTTCGGGATCGGGCTCGGCGTGCTCGCCGCGACCCGATCGGGCGTCTTCGAGAAGATCGTCGTGTTCGGCTCGAACCTCGGGTTCGCGGTGCCCACGTTCTTCGCGGCGCTGGTGCTCATGTTCATCTTCGGCTCGAACCTCGGATGGTTCCCGGTGTCGGGATCGGGGCAGGGGTTCCTCGACCGGCTCTGGCACCTCACCCTGCCCGCGATCGCGCTCGCGTTCCCCGGCATCGCGGTGGTGGCGCGGATCACGCGCACCGCGGTGCGCGAGGAGCAGGGGTCGGAGCACGTGGTCATGGCGATCGCGCGCGGCGTGCCGAAGCAGCTCGTGCTGTGGCGGCACACGATCCGCAACTCCATGCTGCCGGTGACGACCGTGATCGGCACGCAGGTCGCCGGGCTGCTCGCGAGCGCCTTCGTGATCGAGTACGCGTTCACGCTCGACGGCATCGGCTCCCTGCTCGTGAACTCGGTGCAGAAGAAGGACTTCGCGGTCGTGCAGGCGATCGCGCTGGTCATGGTGCTGGCGTTCGGCATCGTCAACCTGATCGTCGATCTGCTGTACTCCGTGATCGATCCCCGCGTCCGACTCAGCAAGGGAGTGGCGGCACGATGACCACCCAGAAGCCCGCGCGCGAACCGGGCACCGGCACCCGCGCGCAGAACACCATCGCCGTCCAGCTGCTGCGCAAGCACCGGAACGACGTGCCCGTCTCGGGCTGGCGCCTCCTCGCCCGCCGGCTTGGGCCGGTCGGCGTGGGCAGCCTCGTCGTGATCGCGCTGGTCGTGCTCATGGCGATCCTCGCCCCCGTCATCGCCCCGTACGACCCGTACGCGGGCGCCGTCACCGCGCGGCACGAGGCGTGGAGCCTCGCGCACCTGATGGGCACCGACCAGTCGGGCCGCGACATCTTCTCCCGCATCATCTGGGGTGCGCGCACGAGCCTCATCGGCCCGGCGATCGTCGCAGTGGTCACCGCGGTGCTCGCGACCCTGCTCGCCCTCACCGCCGTCTGGTTCGGCGGTCGCGTCGACGCCCTCATCAGCCGCGTGCTCGACATCCTCTTCGCCTTTCCGAACATGCTGCTCGCGATCCTCGCGGTCGCGATCTTCGGGCCGTCGA
It encodes the following:
- a CDS encoding ABC transporter substrate-binding protein translates to MKFAPIRASIALLAMGGLALAGCATGSRGGDAGSPSAGGELLQTTPEATAEAETVTWNSTYGELASLDPVKAFNYPENTIVSNLCEPLFEMQPDFSVQPNLATEANTDDGKTWVFGIRDDVTFWDGTPMTVDDVVYSINRHLDPAEGSYWGGGVVANIAGVEATGEHEVTITLETADYTLPSSLSTIIGVVVQQAQREAAGENYGNPETGVMCTGPLKFTPGDWQQGQAITLERNDDYWDEEGRAMAREVKIGFVVDPTAIANGLGTGEIQGSYDVPLPALGQLETSESGELYVGQGMQNMAIISTGEGVFGDPAVRRALTRATDRQAIADTVYEGTGTPARSIVPQSPWDAVEESAPGVAELRDEQLPDLSFDIEAAKAELEEAEVDLSQPIKIAYPSERSFYADILNEMANGAKELGITLEPTGVPSAQFGAFFSDPQARAGFDGFVTTNYLSAPDPLLHLISVAKTGSDQNYSGFSDPAVDAALDAAIGESDDTERAKLTVEAEALIMQQQPWVPINDLAVRMYMDESITGAPASFVYLYYPWAADLGAAA
- a CDS encoding LacI family DNA-binding transcriptional regulator; translation: MQPTGRPTIKDVAKAAGVSPTTVSHALNGKGVVRQETADRIAQVAARIGYRPSPIAQGLQSSRLGLLALVIRPLRSLDTFLPEGVDYFLRMAGAASLAAMERGYSMMLVDDPTRPGAPMSATAADAYIVSEPFANDPVLTMLSERHIPFVSVGSDPARPGQFVELATRDWEETVLALDHLAGAGAERVALLTGTDQNAWNRESEAAYRDWCARRGQEPDIAAFPETDGERIGPAAIERFFGSPEATRPDGLFCLTGRHAAGLNAAAREHGIRVPDDLLLAAGSGALQNRISHPSVTTLDLHPEGIAARAVEVAVQLAEGAELTVPLEVPRATLDIRESTTR
- a CDS encoding chlorite dismutase family protein; this translates as MSAPEIDPATIPSEALESGVPEQTFSLFAAFRVSSSHPVVLDGRDVPGSVRELEDVSREIEDEGVVVRGWYDASGVRSDADVLVWLQGAAPEDLQWSLRQLRRTAIVQPLIRTWSALGLVVDAPEAGEAPKQWLAVRGSAERPGFANTASAVSVQAAASCGIGDADWIVTHEADALASIIDHLRDAGGTGADATGGGIAGRLIDPAEMIEVLQ
- a CDS encoding ABC transporter ATP-binding protein, with the protein product MATVTFDSVSRVYPGASRPSVDALDLDIGDGEFLVLVGPSGCGKSTTLRMLAGLEEIDGGRVLIGDRDVTDVPPKDRDIAMVFQNYALYPHMTVADNMGFALKIAGVSKAERDERVREAARMLDLEEFLDRKPKALSGGQRQRVAMGRAIVRQPQVFLMDEPLSNLDAKLRVQTRTQIASLQRRLGVTTVYVTHDQTEALTMGDRIAVLKEGVLQQIGTPRDLYETPKNVFVAGFIGSPAMNLLPATVAGDAARSGSLEVPLPAAVRSAARSGAVTVGVRPEDLHVVTDGGAGMSVEVDLVEELGADGYLYGHADVDGVRTDVVSRVDGRVHPEAGDVVTLAPDPARVHVFDAESGARLS
- a CDS encoding metal-sensitive transcriptional regulator codes for the protein MSEVTDAAGAEHAHGYIEHKDALLKRLRRAEGQVRGVQRMVQEDEYCIDILTQVSAATKALERVALKLLDDHLRHCVASAAAEGGAVAAEKLHEASAAIARLVR
- the ccsB gene encoding c-type cytochrome biogenesis protein CcsB; amino-acid sequence: MIVYAIAFVFYAVDLANRSGDAAAAERAPAAEAQSAAAGGGVATLVRQAPPSRVAASAVKPRRSRSLRIGFSLTVLGFLLHLGATVLRGIGAERVPWANMYEFALTATCAIVLIFLVVQFFVDLRFLGALITGLTILFLGVTKVNFYVAIVPLQPALDSYWLVIHILVAVLAVGFLTLSFGLSVLQLMQTRREARDAQGGTPTMRFLSTFPAAVRLEDLAYRLAIIGFVFWTFTLIAGSIWAEAAWSRYWGWDTKEVWTFVIWVLYAGYIHARATRGWRGTRSAWLSIIAYTAVIFNFTIVNVFFKGLHAYSGL
- a CDS encoding ABC transporter permease → MIYVGKRLGALVAVLVVSSFIVFSGMYLAPGSPEQFLVQGRTVSPEVLAAIRAQYGLDDPFLIRYWHWLIDVLQGDLGRSLITQQDVTTLVAARIPTTLYLAGFAALLIVVFGIGLGVLAATRSGVFEKIVVFGSNLGFAVPTFFAALVLMFIFGSNLGWFPVSGSGQGFLDRLWHLTLPAIALAFPGIAVVARITRTAVREEQGSEHVVMAIARGVPKQLVLWRHTIRNSMLPVTTVIGTQVAGLLASAFVIEYAFTLDGIGSLLVNSVQKKDFAVVQAIALVMVLAFGIVNLIVDLLYSVIDPRVRLSKGVAAR
- a CDS encoding NADP-dependent isocitrate dehydrogenase, coding for MEKIKVAGTVVELDGDEMTRIIWQFIKDRLIHPYLDVTLEYYDLGMEHRDATDDQVTVDAANAIKKHGVGVKCATITPDEARVEEFGLKKMWRSPNGTIRNILGGVVFREPIIISNIPRLVPGWNKPIIIGRHAHGDQYKATDFKAGAGKVTLTYEPADGSEPQQFEVVTLPENGGVIQGQYNFNDSIRDFARASFKYGLSRDYPVYLSTKNTILKAYDGQFKDIFQEVFDAEFKEQFEERGLTYEHRLIDDMVASAMKWEGGYVWACKNYDGDVQSDTVAQGFGSLGLMTSVLMTPDGQTVEAEAAHGTVTRHYRQHQQGKPTSTNPIASIFAWTRGLAHRGKLDQNQELIDFSETLEDVVIKTVESGKMTKDLALLVGPEQGYQTTEEFLASIDENLAARLG
- a CDS encoding ABC transporter permease, producing the protein MTTQKPAREPGTGTRAQNTIAVQLLRKHRNDVPVSGWRLLARRLGPVGVGSLVVIALVVLMAILAPVIAPYDPYAGAVTARHEAWSLAHLMGTDQSGRDIFSRIIWGARTSLIGPAIVAVVTAVLATLLALTAVWFGGRVDALISRVLDILFAFPNMLLAILAVAIFGPSMLTASLALAIGFVPYSARVIRSVALRERNLPYVASARLQGISGFLITVRHILPNVRTQILTGMTINFGYAMIELAALSFLGLGVQPPTPDWGLMVSNGQASLQQGYWEQSIFAGLAIVITVAAFGYVGEQLGGRRAAGRIR
- a CDS encoding GNAT family N-acetyltransferase codes for the protein MSDLRLEELSAATIVAVNTLGLKRGQEQFITPVSYAAAAAVTPAHTAWQRVVLRGDEVVGFIHGNFDPDASQEEFKAALWRINVDAEEQGTGVGTFAVNALIDEARRRGFDRVTVLWERGEDGPEGFFLHIGFAPIGETPYGEVIGAIDL
- the rarD gene encoding EamA family transporter RarD; translation: MTGSPSRESRGAIVSVASSVLFAGIYFVTPLLAPAPAEAIWALRTLCAIPIVALALLAARQWYLVAELRHRVRRAPLLGLGVAACGALIAVQLWVFTWAPLHGRGLQVALGYFLLPLMLVLVGKFVYRDRLLWWQWTAAGIAAVGVGFELVRAGGVSWETLLVAVGYPVYFVLRRTLGFAHLGGMFWEFVAMSPIAAVLLVRELAVGDALAANPSLGWLGPVFGVGTGVALVCYILASRLLTISVFGLLGYLEPALLVVASMLNGERIPPAEYPLYLAIWLAVLVLIGGGVAGLLRRRRADG